A single Argentina anserina chromosome 7, drPotAnse1.1, whole genome shotgun sequence DNA region contains:
- the LOC126802325 gene encoding copper transport protein CCH has translation MGNVVELKVGLHCEECIKKILKAIKKIEDIETYNVDTELNKVIVTGNVTTEQVIRALQKIKKTAIPWDQEAAPC, from the exons ATGGGAAAC GTTGTGGAATTGAAGGTAGGCTTGCACTGTGAGGAATGCATCAAGAAAATCCTGAAGGCCATCAAGAAGATTGAAG ATATCGAAACCTATAATGTGGATACGgagctgaacaaggtgatTGTCACCGGAAATGTCACCACAGAACAGGTCATCAGAGCTCTTCAGAAGATCAAGAAGACAGCAATCCCTTGGGACCAAGAAGCAGCACCTTGTTAG